In Pseudomonas sp. PDM14, a genomic segment contains:
- a CDS encoding NorM family multidrug efflux MATE transporter: MPHTTRDELVALFRLAGPLITAQLAHVLMVFTDTIMMAKLGPEQLAGGALGATCYYMLSLFCVGMMAAVGSLVAIRHGAGDAAGATRLLQSGLWLALLLGVVGALGLRTLGPLLPHLGQQPGTAVHAMQFLGALALALPGYLCFMALRGFTSAIGHPGPVMTIGIAGALANFVINYALIEGWLGLPNLGLGGIGMTTALVSSGMALALALYILRAPVYRQYALLRGLLRPRKVEMRALLRLGLPIGGTYAAEQGMFTFAALCMGALGSVQLAAHQIAIQAVTLAFILPQGLSYAVTFRVGQHYGAGRLTDVRRAGRLGIASGACCMLFFAVLFWLVPEQVVGLFVDRSDPAFDEVVGLAVSLLAVAALFELFDGTQSIAMGTIRGLGDGKTTLLVGLGCYWLIGIPLAWALAFPLGWGAHGVWWGLAGGLACAAVGLTLGFERKTTRLLPVRPAQAVCLS; this comes from the coding sequence ATGCCGCACACCACACGCGACGAACTGGTCGCCCTCTTTCGCCTCGCTGGCCCACTGATCACCGCGCAGCTGGCCCATGTGCTGATGGTCTTCACCGACACCATCATGATGGCCAAGCTCGGCCCCGAGCAGCTGGCGGGCGGCGCCCTGGGTGCCACCTGCTACTACATGCTGTCGCTGTTCTGCGTCGGCATGATGGCCGCCGTGGGCAGCCTGGTCGCCATCCGTCACGGCGCCGGTGATGCAGCAGGCGCCACCCGCCTGCTGCAGAGCGGCCTGTGGCTGGCGCTGCTGCTGGGCGTTGTCGGCGCCCTCGGCCTGCGCACCCTCGGCCCGCTGCTGCCGCACCTGGGACAACAGCCCGGCACCGCCGTGCATGCCATGCAGTTTCTCGGCGCCCTGGCGCTGGCCTTGCCCGGCTACCTGTGCTTCATGGCCCTGCGCGGCTTCACCAGCGCCATCGGCCACCCTGGCCCGGTGATGACCATCGGCATCGCCGGCGCCCTGGCCAACTTCGTCATCAACTACGCCCTGATCGAGGGCTGGCTCGGCCTGCCCAATCTCGGCCTGGGCGGCATCGGCATGACCACCGCCCTGGTCAGCAGCGGCATGGCCCTGGCCCTGGCGCTGTACATCCTGCGCGCGCCGGTCTATCGCCAGTACGCGCTGCTGCGCGGTCTGCTGCGCCCACGCAAGGTGGAGATGCGCGCGCTGCTGCGCCTGGGTCTGCCGATCGGCGGCACCTACGCCGCCGAGCAGGGCATGTTCACCTTCGCCGCGCTGTGCATGGGCGCCCTGGGCAGCGTGCAGCTGGCGGCGCACCAGATCGCCATCCAGGCGGTGACGCTGGCCTTCATCCTGCCCCAGGGCCTGTCCTACGCGGTGACCTTCCGGGTCGGCCAGCACTACGGCGCCGGGCGCCTGACCGACGTGCGCCGTGCCGGACGGCTGGGCATCGCCAGTGGCGCTTGCTGCATGCTGTTCTTCGCCGTGCTGTTCTGGCTGGTGCCGGAGCAGGTGGTGGGGCTGTTTGTCGACCGCAGCGACCCGGCCTTCGACGAGGTGGTCGGGCTGGCCGTGAGCCTGCTGGCGGTGGCCGCGCTGTTCGAGCTGTTCGACGGCACCCAGAGCATCGCCATGGGCACCATCCGCGGCCTGGGCGACGGCAAGACCACCCTGTTGGTCGGCCTCGGTTGCTACTGGCTGATCGGCATCCCGCTGGCCTGGGCCCTGGCTTTCCCGCTCGGCTGGGGCGCGCATGGCGTGTGGTGGGGGCTGGCCGGCGGCCTGGCCTGTGCGGCGGTCGGGCTGACCCTGGGCTTCGAGCGGAAAACCACGCGCCTGCTACCCGTACGCCCAGCGCAGGCAGTTTGCCTGAGCTAG
- a CDS encoding cupin domain-containing protein, with protein MDVGVRLQSIRKLKGLSQRELAKRAGVTNSTISMIEKNSVSPSISSLKKVLGGIPMSLVEFFSLDMEQDNQTQVVYRANELTDLSSGAVTMKLIGKAHPSRAITFLDETYPPASDTGDEMLTHEGEEAGMLVEGLLELTVGSEVFVLEPGDSYYFESSKPHRFRNPYDKPARLISATTPANF; from the coding sequence TTGGACGTCGGTGTTCGACTGCAATCCATTCGCAAGCTTAAAGGCCTATCCCAGCGTGAACTCGCCAAGCGTGCGGGCGTCACCAACAGCACCATTTCGATGATCGAGAAGAACAGCGTGAGCCCCTCGATCAGCTCGTTGAAGAAGGTGCTCGGCGGTATACCCATGTCCCTGGTCGAGTTCTTCTCCCTCGACATGGAGCAGGACAACCAGACGCAGGTTGTCTACCGGGCCAACGAACTCACCGACCTCTCCAGCGGCGCCGTGACCATGAAGCTGATCGGCAAGGCGCACCCCAGCCGGGCCATCACCTTCCTCGACGAGACCTATCCACCGGCGTCCGATACCGGTGACGAGATGCTCACCCACGAGGGCGAGGAGGCCGGCATGCTGGTCGAAGGCCTGCTCGAACTGACCGTCGGCAGCGAAGTGTTCGTCCTCGAACCAGGCGACAGCTACTATTTCGAAAGCAGCAAACCGCACCGCTTCCGTAATCCCTACGACAAGCCTGCGCGCCTGATCAGCGCCACCACGCCGGCGAATTTCTGA
- a CDS encoding c-type cytochrome translates to MNLIKKMLAANVAVLALWAVSAQAATNDEIAERIKPVGEVCIQGEECKGVAAVAASAGGGAKTPDDIIAAHCGACHTAGVLGAPKIGDTAAWKERADHQGGLDGILAKAISGINAMPPRGTCADCSDEDLLGAIKKMSGL, encoded by the coding sequence GTGAACCTGATTAAAAAAATGCTGGCAGCCAATGTTGCCGTATTGGCCCTGTGGGCTGTGAGCGCTCAGGCTGCGACCAACGATGAGATCGCCGAGCGCATCAAGCCGGTTGGCGAAGTCTGCATCCAGGGCGAAGAGTGCAAAGGCGTAGCAGCTGTGGCGGCTTCGGCCGGCGGCGGCGCGAAAACGCCGGACGACATCATCGCTGCCCACTGTGGCGCCTGCCACACCGCGGGCGTGCTGGGCGCACCGAAGATCGGCGATACCGCTGCCTGGAAAGAGCGTGCTGACCACCAGGGCGGCCTCGACGGCATCCTGGCCAAGGCCATCTCCGGCATCAACGCAATGCCGCCGAGAGGCACCTGCGCCGACTGCAGCGACGAAGACCTGCTGGGCGCCATCAAGAAGATGTCCGGTCTCTGA
- a CDS encoding putative bifunctional diguanylate cyclase/phosphodiesterase, whose translation MSVEPLRLVLLAERPEWAALLRARLAALDCACPLITAPSWEAARALFDDPYGGLLLTTPACQPAPGCCPLPTILLLEEEPEQAPTDVYDWLVRERLSVDMLRRCLRYARERSQLQGTLQRLAEQDTLTGIANRQGFHTLLAAHLAEYRGRGLTLGHLDLDNFKHANDALGHQAGDRLILQVVARLKTKLEAGDRLARLGSDEFALLLDTRRDPSRAERVAEGIIEVLSEPYWIDGESLLIGCSLGIAHARAGAGADPLMWHAHIAMQQAKSVQGCTFHVYDERINRSARSLADLETELRRALRRDELELHYQPRLCLQSGRIVGLEALVRWRHPERGLLGPDEFIPLAEESGLIVPLGYWVISRALRDMQWLRGRGLPALHMAVNLSFRQFQDSQLLPTLSRLIEERGVDAQWLEFELTETAVMRRSDQVQQTMQALGRLGVRFSLDDFGTGFSSFVHLNSLPITLLKIDKSFVAGMGERAENRQLVRAMINLAHNLHLEVVAEGVENAEQLALLRQYGCDQVQGYLISKGLPLADLARFLVFGMRQPLLAALPS comes from the coding sequence TTGTCCGTCGAACCTTTGCGCCTGGTCCTGCTGGCTGAACGGCCGGAATGGGCCGCCCTGCTGCGTGCGCGGCTGGCAGCGCTCGACTGCGCGTGCCCGCTGATCACGGCACCCTCCTGGGAAGCCGCCCGCGCGCTGTTCGACGATCCCTACGGCGGCCTGCTGCTAACCACGCCGGCCTGTCAGCCCGCGCCGGGTTGCTGCCCGCTGCCGACCATCCTGCTGCTCGAAGAAGAACCCGAGCAGGCGCCGACCGATGTCTACGACTGGCTGGTGCGCGAGCGCCTGAGCGTCGACATGCTGCGCCGCTGCCTGCGCTACGCCCGCGAGCGCAGCCAGCTGCAGGGCACCCTGCAGCGCCTGGCCGAGCAGGACACGCTGACCGGTATCGCCAACCGCCAGGGCTTCCATACCCTGCTGGCCGCGCACCTGGCCGAGTACCGCGGGCGTGGCCTGACCCTCGGCCATCTCGACCTGGACAACTTCAAGCACGCCAACGATGCCCTCGGTCATCAGGCCGGCGACCGCCTGATCCTGCAGGTGGTGGCGCGGCTGAAGACCAAGCTCGAGGCCGGCGACCGCCTGGCCCGCCTGGGCAGCGACGAATTCGCCCTGCTTCTCGATACCCGCCGCGATCCGTCGCGGGCCGAGCGCGTGGCCGAAGGCATCATCGAAGTGCTGTCCGAACCCTACTGGATCGACGGCGAGAGCCTGCTGATCGGCTGCAGCCTGGGCATCGCCCATGCCCGCGCCGGTGCCGGGGCGGACCCGCTGATGTGGCACGCGCACATCGCCATGCAGCAGGCCAAGAGCGTGCAGGGCTGCACCTTCCACGTCTACGACGAGCGCATCAACCGCAGCGCGCGCAGCCTCGCCGACCTGGAAACCGAGCTGCGTCGCGCCCTGCGCCGTGACGAGCTGGAGCTGCACTACCAGCCGCGCCTGTGCCTGCAGAGCGGGCGCATCGTCGGCCTCGAAGCACTGGTGCGCTGGCGCCATCCGGAGCGCGGCCTGCTCGGCCCGGACGAGTTCATCCCGCTGGCCGAAGAGAGTGGGCTGATCGTGCCGCTCGGCTACTGGGTGATTTCCCGCGCGCTGCGCGACATGCAGTGGCTGCGCGGGCGTGGCCTGCCGGCGCTGCACATGGCGGTCAACCTGTCGTTCCGCCAGTTCCAGGACAGCCAGCTGCTGCCGACCCTCAGCCGCCTGATCGAAGAGCGCGGCGTGGATGCCCAGTGGCTGGAGTTCGAGCTGACGGAAACCGCGGTGATGCGCCGCAGCGATCAGGTGCAGCAGACCATGCAGGCTCTCGGCCGACTTGGCGTGCGCTTCTCGCTGGACGATTTCGGCACCGGCTTCTCCTCGTTCGTGCACCTCAACAGCCTGCCCATCACCCTGCTGAAGATCGACAAGAGCTTCGTTGCCGGCATGGGCGAGCGCGCGGAGAACCGCCAGCTGGTGCGGGCGATGATCAACCTGGCGCACAACCTCCACCTGGAAGTGGTCGCCGAGGGCGTGGAGAACGCCGAACAGCTGGCGCTGCTGCGCCAGTACGGCTGCGATCAGGTGCAGGGTTACCTGATCAGCAAGGGCCTGCCACTGGCTGACCTGGCGCGCTTCCTGGTGTTCGGCATGCGCCAGCCGCTGCTCGCCGCGCTGCCCTCCTGA
- a CDS encoding acetyl-CoA hydrolase/transferase family protein, with protein MPSCSLEQAVEAVLNRIDGPIRLGLPLGLGKPNRFVNALYQRIKALPERSLTIYTALSLAKPQAGSELEQRFSGPFLRRVYGDYVELDYLGDLRCGELPSNVQVEEFYLQPGSQLGNPQAQQSYVSLNYSHVARDLDRKGINVIAQLVATDVQRPAHLSLSCNPDITLDLLPLMRARRAAGEPILFIAQPHSELPYMAGAAEVERRDFDLLLEQTERSTLFSTPNMPVSLQDHAIGLHASVLIRDGGTLQVGIGAMADGLAAALVARQGDNASYRAALDSMRVPQRWGDLIEREGGLAPFASGLYGCSEMFLLGLLVLVEAGVVRRAAYPDVHLQRLANHGGLDGEERLRDAESLRLAGIPHVLDAVTLAWLQRHGLLAANLELEGRQLLLPDGQRVPCDLADPLTAVAIQPYLGSAVGGVLVHGGFFLGPQAFYERLRQLTETQRQRVGMTAISYINRLYGDETLKRLQRRDARFVNSCFSITLLGANAADQLEDGRVLSGVGGQYDFVAQAHELEGGRSILMLRSWRESGGEVSSNIVWDYGHTTIPRHLRDLVVTEYGIADLRGKNDAQVIEALLRIADARFQDELIAAAQKAGKLPDDFVLEAAYRQNTPWRLLALQSEFPQLFVEYPLGCDFSAEEQDLLRALRWLKSKLKLSEILELGMATLFDLPDPALYAAHLQRMDLQQPSGLREQLYQKLVLAGLKATAQGG; from the coding sequence GTGCCGAGTTGTTCGCTGGAACAAGCTGTCGAGGCCGTCCTGAATCGCATCGACGGCCCTATTCGTCTGGGCCTGCCGCTCGGCCTGGGCAAGCCCAATCGCTTCGTCAACGCGCTGTACCAGCGGATCAAGGCGCTGCCCGAGCGCTCGCTGACCATCTACACCGCGCTGTCGCTGGCCAAGCCCCAGGCCGGCAGCGAACTGGAGCAGCGTTTCAGCGGCCCGTTCCTGCGCCGCGTCTACGGCGACTACGTTGAACTCGACTACCTTGGCGACCTGCGTTGCGGCGAGCTGCCGAGCAATGTGCAGGTCGAGGAGTTCTACCTGCAGCCGGGCAGCCAGCTGGGCAATCCGCAGGCGCAGCAGAGCTACGTCAGCCTCAACTACAGCCATGTCGCCCGCGACCTCGATCGCAAGGGCATCAACGTCATCGCCCAGTTGGTCGCCACCGACGTGCAGCGCCCGGCGCACCTGAGCTTGAGCTGCAACCCGGACATCACCCTCGATCTGCTGCCGCTGATGCGCGCGCGCCGCGCCGCCGGCGAGCCGATCCTGTTCATCGCCCAGCCGCACAGCGAGCTGCCGTACATGGCCGGTGCCGCCGAAGTGGAGCGACGGGATTTCGACCTGCTGCTGGAGCAGACCGAGCGCAGCACGCTGTTCTCCACACCGAACATGCCGGTCAGCCTGCAGGACCACGCCATCGGCCTGCACGCCAGTGTGCTGATCCGCGACGGCGGCACCCTGCAGGTCGGCATCGGTGCGATGGCCGACGGCCTGGCCGCGGCGCTGGTCGCGCGCCAGGGCGACAACGCCAGCTACCGCGCGGCCCTGGACAGCATGCGCGTGCCGCAACGCTGGGGTGATCTGATCGAGCGTGAAGGCGGCCTCGCACCGTTCGCCAGCGGTTTGTATGGCTGCAGCGAGATGTTCCTGCTCGGCCTGCTGGTGCTGGTCGAGGCCGGCGTGGTGCGCCGCGCGGCCTACCCCGACGTGCACCTGCAGCGCCTGGCAAATCACGGAGGGTTGGATGGCGAGGAGCGCTTGCGCGATGCCGAGTCGCTGCGCCTGGCCGGTATTCCCCATGTGCTCGACGCGGTGACCCTGGCCTGGCTGCAGCGCCACGGCCTGCTCGCCGCCAACCTGGAACTGGAAGGCCGCCAGTTGCTGCTGCCCGATGGCCAGCGCGTGCCCTGCGACCTCGCCGACCCGCTGACTGCCGTAGCGATCCAGCCCTACCTGGGCAGCGCCGTCGGTGGCGTACTGGTGCACGGCGGTTTCTTCCTCGGCCCGCAGGCGTTCTACGAGCGCCTGCGTCAGTTGACCGAGACCCAGCGCCAGCGCGTCGGCATGACGGCGATCAGCTACATCAATCGCCTGTACGGCGACGAGACGCTCAAACGCCTGCAGCGGCGCGACGCGCGCTTCGTCAACAGCTGCTTCAGCATCACCCTGCTGGGCGCCAATGCCGCCGACCAGCTGGAAGATGGCCGCGTGCTCAGCGGGGTTGGCGGCCAGTACGATTTCGTCGCCCAGGCCCACGAACTGGAAGGCGGGCGCTCGATCCTGATGCTGCGCAGCTGGCGCGAGTCGGGTGGCGAGGTCAGTTCCAACATCGTCTGGGACTACGGCCACACCACCATTCCGCGGCACCTGCGCGACCTGGTGGTGACCGAGTACGGCATCGCCGACCTGCGTGGCAAGAACGACGCCCAGGTGATCGAGGCGCTGCTGCGCATCGCCGATGCGCGCTTTCAGGACGAACTGATCGCCGCGGCGCAGAAGGCCGGCAAGCTGCCCGACGATTTCGTGCTGGAAGCGGCCTACCGGCAGAACACACCGTGGCGCCTGCTGGCGCTGCAGAGCGAATTTCCCCAGCTGTTCGTCGAGTACCCGCTGGGCTGCGACTTCAGCGCCGAGGAGCAGGACCTGCTGCGCGCCCTGCGCTGGCTGAAGAGCAAACTCAAGCTCAGCGAAATCCTCGAACTGGGCATGGCCACGCTGTTCGATCTACCGGACCCGGCGCTGTACGCCGCGCACCTGCAGCGCATGGACCTGCAACAACCCAGTGGCCTGCGCGAACAGCTGTACCAGAAGCTGGTACTGGCCGGGTTGAAGGCAACGGCGCAGGGCGGCTAA
- a CDS encoding RidA family protein, whose product MSIQRLRIEKRYSEIVIHNGTVYLAGQLADDYAGDIRAQTRETLANIDRFLAEAGSDKSRILSVTIYLKDMADYAGLNAEWDVWVAEGNAPARACVEAALYDPRVLVEMTVVAAQI is encoded by the coding sequence ATGTCCATCCAGCGCCTGCGCATTGAAAAGCGCTACAGCGAAATTGTCATCCACAACGGCACCGTCTACCTGGCGGGCCAGCTGGCTGACGACTACGCCGGCGACATCCGCGCGCAGACCCGCGAGACCCTGGCCAACATCGACCGTTTCCTGGCCGAAGCCGGCAGCGACAAATCGCGCATTCTCTCCGTGACCATCTACCTCAAGGATATGGCCGACTACGCCGGCCTCAACGCCGAGTGGGACGTATGGGTCGCCGAAGGCAACGCCCCGGCGCGTGCCTGTGTCGAAGCGGCGCTGTATGACCCGCGCGTGCTGGTCGAGATGACCGTGGTCGCCGCACAAATCTGA
- the alr gene encoding alanine racemase, giving the protein MRPARALIDLEALRQNYRLARELSGAQALAVIKADAYGHGAVRCAQALAGEADGFAVACIEEALELREAGIGGPILLLEGFFEAEELALIERHELWTVVHAEWQIEAIERATLNRPLQLWLKVDSGMHRVGLHPAELRDGYRRLQASGKVASIVLMSHFARADELDCPRSREQLAQFEQACAGLQAPVSLRNSPAILGWPQLFETPQAGNWVRPGIMLYGATPFEQAQQAAARLRPVMTLESKIISVRELPAGEPLGYGARFIAERATRVGVVAMGYADGYPRHAPTGTPVFIDGQPGRLIGRVSMDMLTVDLSDLPEAGLGSRVELWGPNVLASEVAAHAGTIPYQLFCNLRRVPRLYSGA; this is encoded by the coding sequence ATGCGTCCTGCCCGTGCCCTGATCGACCTCGAAGCCCTGCGTCAAAACTACCGCCTGGCCCGCGAACTCAGCGGTGCTCAGGCGCTGGCGGTGATCAAGGCCGATGCCTACGGTCACGGTGCGGTGCGCTGCGCCCAGGCTTTGGCAGGTGAGGCCGATGGCTTCGCCGTGGCCTGCATCGAAGAGGCGCTGGAGCTGCGCGAGGCCGGCATCGGCGGGCCGATCCTGCTGCTCGAAGGCTTCTTCGAGGCCGAGGAGCTCGCGCTGATCGAGCGGCATGAGCTGTGGACCGTGGTCCACGCCGAGTGGCAGATCGAGGCCATCGAGCGCGCCACCCTGAACCGCCCGCTGCAGCTCTGGCTCAAGGTCGATTCCGGCATGCACCGCGTTGGCCTGCACCCCGCCGAATTGCGCGACGGCTACCGGCGCCTGCAGGCCAGCGGCAAGGTCGCCAGTATCGTGCTGATGAGTCACTTCGCCCGCGCCGACGAGCTGGACTGCCCACGCAGCCGCGAGCAGCTGGCACAGTTCGAACAGGCCTGCGCCGGCCTGCAGGCGCCGGTCAGCCTGCGCAACTCGCCGGCGATCCTTGGCTGGCCGCAGTTGTTCGAGACTCCGCAAGCCGGAAACTGGGTGCGCCCGGGGATCATGCTCTACGGTGCCACGCCGTTCGAGCAGGCCCAGCAAGCAGCGGCGCGGCTGCGCCCGGTGATGACCCTGGAATCGAAGATCATCAGCGTGCGCGAATTGCCGGCCGGCGAGCCGCTGGGCTATGGCGCCCGTTTCATCGCCGAGCGCGCGACCCGCGTCGGCGTGGTAGCCATGGGCTACGCCGATGGCTACCCGCGGCATGCGCCGACCGGCACGCCGGTGTTCATCGATGGTCAGCCCGGCCGCCTGATCGGCCGCGTGTCGATGGACATGCTCACCGTCGACCTCAGTGATCTGCCCGAGGCCGGCCTCGGCAGTCGGGTCGAACTGTGGGGGCCGAATGTGCTGGCCAGCGAGGTCGCGGCCCACGCCGGGACCATTCCCTATCAGCTGTTCTGCAACCTGCGCCGGGTGCCAAGGCTCTATTCCGGCGCATAG
- the rep gene encoding DNA helicase Rep translates to MSRLNPRQQEAVNYVGGPLLVLAGAGSGKTSVITRKIAHLVQKCGIQARHIVAMTFTNKAAREMKERVGTLLKGAEARGLTVSTFHNLGMNIIRKEYAALGYKPGFSIFDDGDIKALLTDIMQKEYAGDDGADEVKNYIDSWKNDLILPDEALANSRGPKEQTAAIVYLHYQRTLKAYNAVDFNDLILLPVKLFQEHKDILEKWQNRIRYLLVDEYQDTNSSQYLLVKLLVGMRNQITVVGDDDQSIYAWRGARPENLMLLKEDYPSLKVVMLEQNYRSTSRILKCANTLIANNPHAFEKQLWSEMGMGDEIRVIRTRNEDAECERVALEILTEHLRTERPYSDFAILYRGNYQAKLMELKLQHHQIPYRLSGGTSFFARQEVKDLMSYFRLLVNPDDDNAFLRVINVPRREIGSTTLEKLGNYASERKVSMYTASDEIGLGEHLDSRYTERLSRFKRYMDKIREQCAGNDPIGAIRSMVMDIDYESWLRQNASSDKVADARMGNVWFLVEALKNTLDKDEDGDMTVEDAIGKLVLRDMLERQQEEEDGAEGVQMMTMHASKGLEFPSVYIIGFEEEILPHRSSIEADTIEEERRLAYVGITRAKRNLALTFAAKRKQYGEIIDCSPSRFLDELPPEDLVWEGQEDAPVEVKAARGNDALANMRAMLKK, encoded by the coding sequence ATGTCCCGACTCAATCCCCGGCAGCAAGAAGCCGTGAACTACGTCGGCGGCCCTCTTTTGGTGCTCGCCGGCGCCGGCTCCGGCAAGACCAGCGTGATTACGCGAAAGATCGCCCACCTGGTGCAGAAGTGCGGCATCCAGGCCCGCCATATCGTCGCCATGACCTTCACCAACAAGGCCGCGCGCGAGATGAAGGAGCGCGTCGGCACGCTGCTCAAGGGCGCCGAGGCGCGCGGCCTGACCGTGTCGACCTTCCACAACCTGGGCATGAACATCATCCGCAAGGAATACGCGGCGCTGGGCTACAAGCCGGGCTTCTCGATCTTCGACGACGGCGACATCAAGGCCCTGCTGACCGACATCATGCAGAAGGAATACGCCGGCGATGATGGCGCCGACGAGGTCAAGAACTACATCGACAGCTGGAAGAACGACCTGATCCTGCCCGACGAGGCCCTGGCCAACTCGCGCGGGCCCAAGGAGCAGACCGCCGCCATCGTCTACCTGCACTACCAGCGCACGCTCAAGGCGTACAACGCGGTGGACTTCAACGACCTGATCCTGCTGCCGGTGAAGCTGTTCCAGGAGCACAAGGACATCCTGGAGAAGTGGCAGAACCGCATCCGCTACCTGCTGGTCGACGAATACCAGGACACCAACTCCAGCCAGTACCTGCTGGTGAAGCTGCTGGTGGGCATGCGCAACCAGATCACCGTGGTCGGTGACGACGACCAGTCGATCTACGCCTGGCGTGGCGCGCGGCCGGAAAACCTGATGCTGCTGAAAGAGGACTACCCGTCGCTGAAGGTGGTGATGCTCGAGCAGAACTACCGCTCCACCAGCCGCATCCTCAAATGCGCCAACACCCTGATCGCCAACAACCCCCACGCCTTCGAGAAGCAGCTGTGGTCCGAGATGGGCATGGGCGACGAGATCCGCGTGATCCGCACACGCAACGAAGATGCCGAGTGCGAGCGCGTGGCCCTGGAAATCCTCACCGAGCACCTGCGCACCGAGCGCCCGTACAGCGATTTCGCCATCCTCTACCGCGGCAACTACCAGGCCAAACTGATGGAGCTGAAGCTGCAGCACCACCAGATTCCCTATCGCCTGTCCGGCGGCACCAGCTTCTTCGCTCGCCAGGAAGTGAAGGACCTGATGAGTTACTTCCGCCTGCTGGTCAACCCGGATGACGACAACGCCTTCCTGCGGGTGATCAACGTGCCGCGCCGCGAGATCGGCTCGACCACCCTGGAGAAGCTCGGCAACTACGCCAGCGAGCGCAAGGTCAGCATGTACACCGCCAGCGACGAGATCGGCCTGGGCGAACACCTGGACAGCCGCTACACCGAGCGCCTCTCGCGCTTCAAACGCTACATGGACAAGATCCGCGAGCAGTGCGCCGGCAACGATCCGATTGGCGCCATCCGCAGCATGGTGATGGACATCGACTACGAGAGCTGGCTGCGGCAGAACGCCTCCAGCGACAAGGTCGCCGATGCGCGCATGGGCAACGTCTGGTTCCTCGTCGAGGCGCTGAAGAACACCCTGGACAAGGACGAAGACGGCGACATGACCGTCGAGGACGCCATCGGCAAGCTGGTCCTGCGCGACATGCTCGAGCGTCAGCAGGAAGAGGAAGACGGCGCCGAGGGCGTGCAGATGATGACCATGCACGCCTCCAAGGGCCTGGAATTTCCCTCGGTGTACATCATCGGTTTCGAGGAGGAGATCCTCCCGCACCGCTCCAGCATCGAGGCCGACACCATCGAGGAAGAACGCCGCCTGGCCTACGTCGGCATCACCCGCGCCAAGCGCAACCTGGCGCTGACCTTCGCCGCCAAGCGCAAGCAGTACGGCGAGATCATCGACTGCTCGCCGAGCCGCTTCCTCGACGAACTGCCACCGGAGGACCTGGTGTGGGAAGGCCAGGAAGACGCTCCCGTGGAGGTCAAGGCCGCACGCGGCAACGATGCCCTGGCCAACATGCGGGCGATGCTGAAGAAGTAG